A single Symbiobacterium thermophilum IAM 14863 DNA region contains:
- a CDS encoding 4Fe-4S dicluster domain-containing protein, whose product MTTQLGFHVDMEKCIGCKACEAACKDFYRLPPEIRWRRVRSFETGEFPKAIRVHLSLACNHCEDPACMKGCPVEAYTKRADGLVIHDPTACIGCQYCTWTCPYSVPQFDPEQGVVSKCNGCYQLVDQGQLPRCVQACLTGALSFGEVVAHEAQKRQAVRQAPGFPDPSVTRPATRFAWPEKGPQPDRQVRVAPPAGDGTSVGGAAETVVAAAGEVR is encoded by the coding sequence ATGACGACACAGCTCGGCTTTCACGTGGACATGGAGAAGTGCATCGGCTGCAAGGCATGCGAGGCGGCCTGCAAGGACTTCTACCGGCTGCCGCCCGAGATCCGCTGGCGCCGGGTGCGCTCCTTCGAGACGGGCGAGTTTCCCAAGGCCATCCGGGTCCACCTGAGCCTGGCCTGCAACCACTGCGAGGATCCGGCCTGCATGAAGGGCTGCCCGGTGGAAGCGTACACCAAGCGGGCTGACGGTCTGGTGATCCACGACCCCACCGCCTGCATCGGCTGCCAATACTGCACCTGGACCTGCCCGTATAGCGTGCCCCAGTTCGACCCCGAGCAGGGCGTGGTCTCCAAGTGCAACGGCTGCTACCAACTGGTGGACCAGGGCCAGCTGCCCCGCTGCGTCCAGGCCTGCCTGACCGGTGCGCTCAGCTTCGGCGAGGTGGTGGCCCACGAGGCGCAGAAGCGGCAGGCGGTGCGGCAGGCGCCGGGCTTCCCGGACCCGTCGGTCACCCGGCCGGCAACCCGGTTCGCCTGGCCGGAGAAAGGGCCGCAGCCTGATCGTCAGGTACGGGTCGCGCCACCTGCCGGTGACGGGACGAGCGTCGGGGGTGCGGCGGAAACCGTGGTGGCCGCGGCGGGGGAGGTGCGGTAG
- a CDS encoding molybdopterin oxidoreductase family protein has translation MTGGISRRTFLQLSVAATAALGAAGAVAAGDGRSYVSGGFAPGHVEPDTWTYSTCGFCGTGCGIEIGTKDGVPVAIRGTKGYPVNDGLLCAKGIYQWKIITAPDRGKRPLIRKDGKMVPATWDEALTAMTDKLKQLLADYGPESIACYNTGQLCMEEFYTLGKLMRAGFRTPNLDGNTRTCMASAVMGHIRSFGTDGPVGAYADIEAAEVILIAGSNMAECHPILFGRVVKAVEKGARLICVDPRLTQVSRIATINLPIRPGTDVVLLNAMAHVIIREGLIDRAYIDAHTTGYPELEQHLRKYTPQYAAGICGVPAEDIEAAALLYGRAERSLSMWVMGINQSVNGTIANNCFHNLNLIQGKIGKPGCASFSITGQPAAMASREVGGSSSYPGYRAIGNAQHRAEIAALWGVDPATLPDKSPSITEIIDAILEGRIKALWVICTNPLMSLPDQNRVRQALEKLELLVVQDAFETVDTAQYAHIFLPAALWAEKSGIMVNSERRLNLLKPAVKPPGEARTDFEIFLDVADRMGFGHLFPYRTTEECFEEIKRVTRGRPNDYSGATYARIEASKGLQWPIPDERSPGTPRLYADGRFNTPDGRAVLWAVDPIELPEVPDGEYPFNLNSGRVQEHYHTGTKTRKVPELNALVPTAYVELNPRDAEALGVQYGDRVCIESRRGQIEAKVVVTSQVAPGSCFVPMHFGEGPVNRLTVWAVDPFSKEPNYKQQAVRLRRV, from the coding sequence ATGACAGGCGGGATCAGCCGCCGCACGTTCCTGCAGCTCTCGGTGGCCGCGACGGCGGCCCTGGGGGCAGCCGGCGCCGTCGCCGCAGGGGACGGCCGCAGTTACGTGAGCGGCGGGTTCGCACCCGGGCACGTGGAGCCGGACACGTGGACCTACTCCACCTGCGGCTTCTGCGGCACCGGGTGTGGGATCGAGATCGGCACGAAAGACGGGGTTCCCGTGGCCATCCGCGGGACCAAGGGGTATCCGGTGAACGACGGCCTGCTCTGCGCCAAGGGCATCTATCAGTGGAAGATCATTACGGCGCCCGACCGGGGCAAGCGCCCGCTCATCCGGAAGGACGGGAAGATGGTGCCGGCGACCTGGGACGAGGCGCTGACGGCCATGACCGACAAACTGAAGCAGCTGCTGGCCGACTACGGGCCGGAGTCCATCGCCTGCTACAACACCGGCCAGCTCTGCATGGAGGAGTTCTACACCCTCGGCAAGCTGATGCGGGCGGGTTTCCGCACCCCGAATCTGGACGGCAACACCCGGACCTGCATGGCCTCGGCCGTGATGGGTCATATCCGCTCCTTCGGCACCGACGGCCCCGTGGGCGCCTACGCGGACATCGAGGCGGCCGAGGTGATCCTGATCGCCGGCTCCAACATGGCCGAGTGCCACCCGATCCTGTTCGGCCGGGTGGTGAAGGCGGTGGAGAAGGGGGCCAGGCTGATCTGCGTCGACCCGCGGCTCACCCAGGTGAGCCGGATCGCGACCATCAACCTGCCCATCCGGCCGGGAACCGACGTGGTGCTCCTGAACGCCATGGCCCACGTCATCATCCGGGAGGGGCTCATCGACCGGGCGTACATCGACGCGCACACCACCGGCTACCCGGAACTGGAGCAGCACCTGCGGAAGTACACGCCCCAGTACGCCGCCGGGATCTGCGGCGTGCCGGCAGAGGACATCGAGGCGGCCGCCCTGCTCTACGGACGGGCCGAGCGGTCGCTCTCCATGTGGGTGATGGGCATCAACCAGTCGGTCAACGGCACCATCGCCAACAACTGCTTCCACAACCTGAACCTGATCCAGGGCAAGATCGGCAAGCCGGGCTGCGCCTCCTTCTCCATCACCGGGCAGCCCGCGGCGATGGCCTCCCGGGAGGTGGGCGGCTCCTCTTCGTATCCCGGCTACCGGGCCATCGGCAACGCCCAGCACCGGGCCGAGATCGCGGCGCTCTGGGGCGTGGATCCGGCAACGCTGCCGGACAAGTCCCCGTCCATCACCGAGATCATCGACGCCATCCTGGAGGGCAGGATCAAGGCGCTCTGGGTCATCTGCACCAACCCGCTCATGTCGCTGCCGGACCAGAACCGGGTGCGGCAGGCGCTGGAGAAGCTGGAGCTGCTGGTGGTGCAGGACGCTTTCGAGACCGTGGACACCGCCCAGTACGCCCACATCTTCCTGCCGGCGGCGCTCTGGGCCGAGAAGAGCGGCATCATGGTCAACTCGGAGCGGCGGCTCAACCTGCTGAAGCCGGCGGTGAAGCCGCCCGGCGAGGCCCGGACGGACTTCGAGATCTTTCTGGACGTCGCGGATCGCATGGGCTTCGGCCACCTGTTCCCCTACCGCACCACCGAGGAGTGCTTCGAGGAGATCAAGCGGGTGACCCGGGGACGGCCCAACGACTACTCCGGCGCGACCTACGCCCGCATCGAGGCCAGCAAGGGGCTCCAGTGGCCCATCCCGGATGAGCGGTCGCCCGGAACCCCGCGGCTCTACGCCGACGGACGGTTCAACACCCCCGACGGGCGGGCCGTGCTGTGGGCCGTGGATCCCATCGAGCTTCCCGAGGTCCCCGACGGCGAGTACCCCTTCAACCTGAACAGCGGCCGGGTGCAGGAGCACTACCACACCGGCACCAAGACCCGCAAGGTCCCGGAGCTGAACGCCCTGGTGCCCACCGCTTACGTCGAGCTGAACCCCCGGGACGCGGAGGCCCTGGGCGTTCAGTACGGCGACCGGGTGTGCATCGAGAGCCGGCGTGGCCAGATCGAGGCGAAGGTGGTGGTCACCTCCCAGGTGGCCCCGGGCTCCTGCTTCGTCCCGATGCACTTTGGCGAGGGCCCCGTGAACCGGCTGACCGTCTGGGCGGTCGACCCGTTCTCCAAGGAGCCCAACTACAAGCAGCAGGCCGTGCGCCTGCGCAGGGTGTGA
- the ltrA gene encoding group II intron reverse transcriptase/maturase, with translation MEQVVARENMLAALKRVERNGGAPGVDGVPTERLRDQIRVEWSRIREGLLQGTYRPQPVRRVEIPKPGGGKRMLGIPTVMDRLIQQALLQVLTPIFDPTFSESSYGFRPGRRGHDAVRKARQYVEEGYDWVVDMDLEKFFDRVNHDVLMARVARRVTDKRVLRLIRRYLQAGVMLNGVVVATEEGTPQGGPLSPLLANILLDDLDKELERRGHHFVRYADDCNIYVRSKRAGERVYRSVRHFLQERLRLKVNEEKSAVDRPWKRQFLGFSFYKHRGVRIRLAPKSLKRVKDKLRTLTDRNRSQSMEDRIRRLNAYLRGWVGYYALSDARSAFERLEGWLKRRLRACVWKQWKRVRTRFRELRALGLPEWVVHQLANSRKGPWRMAGGPLNSALGDAYWRAQGLISLTECYEATRQSWRTAGCGPACPVV, from the coding sequence ATGGAGCAGGTGGTGGCCAGGGAGAACATGCTGGCCGCCCTGAAACGGGTGGAGCGGAACGGAGGCGCTCCCGGCGTGGACGGTGTCCCCACCGAACGGCTGCGGGACCAGATTCGCGTGGAGTGGAGCCGCATCCGTGAGGGACTGCTCCAGGGGACCTACAGACCGCAGCCAGTCCGCCGGGTCGAAATCCCGAAACCGGGCGGCGGCAAGCGGATGCTGGGGATTCCCACCGTGATGGACCGCCTGATCCAACAGGCACTCCTGCAAGTACTGACGCCGATCTTTGACCCGACATTCTCCGAATCCAGCTACGGCTTTCGGCCGGGGCGGCGGGGTCATGATGCGGTCAGGAAGGCACGTCAGTACGTGGAGGAAGGGTACGACTGGGTCGTGGACATGGACCTGGAGAAGTTCTTCGACCGGGTCAACCACGACGTGCTGATGGCCCGCGTGGCGCGGCGGGTAACGGATAAGCGTGTGCTGCGGCTGATCCGGCGGTACTTACAGGCTGGGGTCATGCTGAACGGGGTAGTCGTGGCGACGGAGGAAGGGACGCCGCAGGGCGGTCCGCTGAGCCCGCTGCTGGCGAACATCCTGCTGGATGACCTCGACAAGGAGCTGGAGCGCCGCGGGCACCACTTCGTCCGGTACGCCGATGACTGCAACATCTACGTCCGCAGCAAGCGGGCGGGAGAACGGGTCTACAGGAGCGTGCGCCACTTCCTGCAGGAGCGGTTACGGCTGAAGGTCAACGAGGAGAAGAGCGCAGTGGACCGGCCGTGGAAGCGGCAGTTCCTCGGGTTTAGTTTCTACAAGCACCGGGGAGTGCGCATCCGGCTGGCCCCGAAGAGCCTGAAGCGCGTGAAGGACAAGCTCCGCACGCTGACGGACCGCAACCGCAGCCAGAGCATGGAGGACCGAATCCGGCGCCTGAATGCTTACTTGCGGGGCTGGGTTGGGTACTATGCGCTCTCCGATGCCAGGTCAGCCTTTGAAAGACTCGAAGGATGGCTGAAGCGTCGGCTGCGAGCATGCGTATGGAAGCAGTGGAAGCGTGTACGCACGCGCTTTCGGGAGTTGCGCGCCCTCGGTTTGCCCGAATGGGTAGTCCACCAACTCGCCAACAGCCGCAAAGGCCCGTGGCGGATGGCAGGTGGCCCACTAAACAGCGCCCTGGGCGACGCCTACTGGCGTGCCCAGGGGCTGATAAGCCTGACCGAATGCTATGAAGCGACTCGTCAATCCTGGCGAACCGCCGGATGCGGACCCGCATGTCCGGTGGTGTGA
- a CDS encoding DsbA family protein gives MSKAKGGRSLNRKKDRSLWWVIGVAVGVTAALIVASNVTARRLGEIVLPSIILTDQERGADRHVLGSADAPVELVEFSDFRCPHCRESHEILGSQIEELVAEGTARYVRKHMLVIDPSDTSLNAAEAVECAADQGYYWAFLDMLFANQAAQGQKWTRDAMKTYARELGLDTKAFNECMDQQKYRDKVLADSAEGYSTPGITGTPSFLVNGELLRIRSYQDVISAVLAAAGQSPGQGQ, from the coding sequence ATGTCCAAGGCTAAAGGGGGGCGCTCCCTCAACCGGAAGAAGGACAGGAGCCTGTGGTGGGTCATCGGCGTCGCCGTGGGGGTCACCGCGGCGCTGATTGTGGCCAGCAACGTCACCGCCCGCAGACTGGGCGAGATCGTCCTGCCCAGCATCATCCTCACCGACCAGGAGCGGGGCGCGGACCGGCACGTGCTCGGCAGCGCCGACGCACCGGTGGAACTGGTGGAGTTCAGCGACTTCCGCTGCCCGCACTGCCGGGAGTCCCACGAGATCCTCGGGTCGCAGATCGAGGAGCTGGTCGCGGAGGGTACCGCCCGCTACGTCCGCAAGCACATGCTGGTGATCGACCCGTCCGACACCTCGCTGAACGCGGCCGAGGCCGTGGAGTGCGCGGCGGACCAGGGATACTACTGGGCGTTCCTTGACATGCTCTTCGCGAACCAGGCCGCGCAGGGGCAGAAGTGGACACGCGACGCGATGAAGACCTACGCCCGGGAGCTGGGGCTGGACACGAAGGCCTTCAACGAATGCATGGACCAGCAGAAGTACCGGGACAAGGTGCTGGCTGACAGCGCCGAAGGGTACAGCACCCCCGGCATCACCGGCACCCCCTCCTTCCTGGTGAACGGCGAACTGCTGCGCATCCGCAGCTACCAGGACGTCATCAGCGCGGTCCTGGCCGCGGCGGGCCAGTCCCCGGGGCAGGGGCAGTAA
- a CDS encoding glutaredoxin, with protein sequence MVALSAAQRRQVSSLFAEHLRAPVQMVFFSATEHDRSTAALRALLADLASLSDGRIRVVARSGPEARAEAAAYGVKQAPALVLLDGAGRDTRIRFYGVPMGVDLVVLLEDLIDVSHGETRLSPPARALVRTVDRDLTVQVYSTPT encoded by the coding sequence TTGGTCGCGTTGTCCGCTGCCCAGCGCCGGCAGGTGAGCAGCCTCTTCGCCGAGCACCTCCGGGCGCCGGTGCAGATGGTTTTTTTCTCCGCCACCGAGCACGATCGTTCGACCGCCGCCCTGCGCGCGCTGCTCGCCGATCTGGCCTCGCTCTCCGACGGGCGGATCCGGGTCGTCGCCCGGTCCGGGCCGGAAGCCCGGGCGGAGGCGGCCGCGTACGGCGTGAAGCAGGCGCCGGCGCTCGTCCTCCTGGACGGCGCCGGCCGCGACACCCGCATCCGCTTTTACGGCGTGCCCATGGGCGTGGACCTGGTGGTCTTGCTGGAGGACCTGATCGACGTCTCCCACGGGGAGACCCGCCTCTCGCCGCCGGCCCGGGCGCTGGTCCGCACCGTCGACCGGGACCTGACCGTCCAGGTGTACTCGACGCCGACGTGA
- the eutS gene encoding ethanolamine utilization microcompartment protein EutS, whose translation MEERQRIIQEYVPGKQVTLAHLIAHPTRELCERLGIEQAGAIGILTITPGEGAIIAGDVATKAAAVSIAFLDRFSGAVVIYGDVAGAETGLRAVNETLGEVLKFTPSLITRS comes from the coding sequence GTGGAGGAGAGACAGCGCATTATCCAGGAGTACGTCCCCGGCAAACAGGTCACCCTGGCGCACCTGATCGCCCACCCGACGCGGGAGCTGTGCGAGCGGTTGGGCATCGAGCAGGCCGGCGCCATCGGCATCCTGACGATCACCCCGGGCGAGGGGGCAATCATCGCCGGCGACGTGGCCACGAAGGCCGCGGCGGTGAGCATCGCCTTCCTGGACCGCTTCAGCGGCGCCGTGGTGATCTACGGCGACGTCGCCGGCGCGGAGACGGGGCTGAGGGCCGTGAACGAGACGCTGGGCGAGGTGCTGAAGTTCACCCCCAGCCTGATCACCCGGTCGTGA
- a CDS encoding ethanolamine ammonia-lyase reactivating factor EutA: MPRRDCDPKVRDSLTSIGIDIGTTSTCLVVSRLTTARLGGVHALASVEITGREVLYRSPVIFTPLMDEARLDGDAIFAWVREQLRRANLTWGSIDSGAVIITGESARRENARAVVERLSGDAGRFVVATAGPQLEAILAGRGSGAAALSREQNLRVLNLDVGGGTTNGALFVGGEVEATVCAHVGGRLVRVDPDTARITGVSPPARRAAEILGVRIEPGQPANPEALWTLCTGMAEALHELIGGRAESELARALAIGPPPPSPVRADVVTFSGGTGRELYAAAERRSLKEVTRYGDIGPMLADALRLGPTCRAFALREPPETVYATVIGAGMEVLELSGSTIFLHAEGLLPLHNVPMVRPPNLDPLAPAEAIAASVRRGLAWFETGGDGPDQPVAVAFPGLPHPRFEQVRNLAAGLAEGVRPLVERGLPVIVVLQENIGNVLGHSLAALLPPGHPVICVDQIRTQSGDYLDIGAPLYGGIVVPVVVKSLVFHS; the protein is encoded by the coding sequence ATGCCGAGGCGGGACTGCGACCCCAAGGTGCGCGACAGCCTCACCAGCATCGGCATCGACATCGGCACGACCTCCACCTGCCTGGTCGTCAGCCGGCTGACCACGGCCCGGCTCGGCGGCGTCCACGCGCTGGCGTCGGTGGAGATCACCGGGAGGGAGGTGCTCTACCGCAGCCCCGTCATCTTCACCCCGCTCATGGACGAGGCCCGGCTGGACGGTGACGCCATCTTCGCCTGGGTCCGGGAGCAGCTGCGCCGGGCGAACCTGACCTGGGGCAGCATCGACTCCGGCGCGGTGATCATCACGGGCGAGTCGGCCCGGCGGGAGAACGCGCGGGCCGTCGTGGAGCGGCTGTCCGGGGATGCGGGCCGCTTCGTGGTCGCGACGGCGGGGCCGCAGCTGGAGGCCATTCTGGCCGGACGGGGCAGCGGCGCCGCGGCGCTGTCCCGGGAGCAGAACCTCCGGGTGCTCAACCTGGACGTCGGCGGCGGCACCACCAACGGCGCGCTGTTCGTCGGAGGCGAGGTCGAGGCCACGGTCTGCGCCCACGTGGGCGGGCGGCTGGTCCGCGTCGATCCCGACACCGCCCGCATCACCGGCGTATCGCCGCCCGCCCGCCGGGCGGCGGAGATCCTGGGCGTCCGGATCGAACCGGGGCAGCCGGCCAACCCGGAGGCGCTCTGGACGCTCTGTACCGGGATGGCGGAGGCGCTGCACGAGCTGATCGGGGGCCGGGCGGAGTCGGAGCTGGCCCGGGCCCTGGCCATCGGGCCGCCTCCCCCCTCCCCCGTCCGGGCGGACGTGGTCACGTTCTCCGGCGGCACCGGCCGGGAGCTCTACGCCGCAGCCGAGCGCCGGTCGCTGAAGGAGGTCACCCGCTACGGGGACATCGGCCCCATGCTCGCGGACGCCCTCCGTCTGGGGCCGACATGCCGCGCCTTTGCCCTGCGGGAGCCGCCGGAGACGGTCTACGCCACCGTCATCGGCGCCGGGATGGAGGTGCTGGAGCTGAGCGGCTCCACCATCTTCCTGCATGCCGAGGGGCTGCTGCCGCTGCACAACGTCCCGATGGTCAGGCCGCCCAACCTCGATCCGCTGGCGCCCGCCGAGGCCATCGCCGCCTCGGTGCGCCGGGGGCTGGCCTGGTTCGAAACCGGCGGAGACGGGCCCGACCAGCCGGTGGCCGTGGCCTTCCCCGGGCTGCCCCATCCCCGGTTCGAGCAGGTGCGCAACCTCGCGGCGGGGCTGGCCGAAGGGGTGCGCCCGCTGGTGGAGCGGGGCCTCCCCGTCATCGTGGTCCTGCAAGAGAACATCGGCAACGTGCTGGGCCACAGCCTCGCCGCGCTGCTTCCCCCCGGCCACCCGGTGATCTGCGTCGACCAGATCCGCACCCAGTCCGGGGACTACCTCGACATCGGCGCGCCGCTGTATGGGGGCATCGTCGTCCCCGTGGTCGTGAAGAGCCTGGTGTTCCACAGCTGA
- a CDS encoding ethanolamine ammonia-lyase subunit EutB: MILKTTLRGQVYQFRSVKEVLAKANELRSGDVLAGIAAETEAERVAAKHVLANLTLEDLRNNPVIPYEEDEVTRVIQDAVNEHVYRQIKGWTVAELREYILSDKADAQEIQRISRGLTSEMVAAVAKLCSNLDLIYGASKMHNVVQCNTTIGLPGTLAMRLQPNDPVDSIDGIMPQIMEGLSYGIGDAVIGINPVNDDPESVSRLLWAVYEFMEKWRIPTQQCVLAHVTTQMRCIRDGAPVGLVFQSIAGSEKAMEAFGVSVEMLDEALELVRKYGSAKGPNLMYFETGQGSELSADAHHGADQVTLEARCYGLAKRYQPLLVNTVVGFIGPEYLYDAKQVIRAGLEDVFMGKLTGISMGCDVCYTNHMKADQHDIENLAVLLTAAGVNYFIGVPMGDDPMLNYQCGAFHDGAAPWRITRSRP; the protein is encoded by the coding sequence ATGATCCTCAAGACGACCCTGCGCGGCCAGGTCTACCAGTTCCGATCGGTCAAGGAGGTGCTCGCCAAGGCCAACGAGCTGCGCTCGGGCGACGTGCTCGCCGGGATCGCAGCGGAGACCGAGGCGGAGCGGGTGGCCGCCAAGCACGTCCTCGCCAACCTGACCCTGGAGGACCTGCGCAACAACCCGGTCATCCCCTACGAGGAAGACGAGGTCACCCGGGTCATCCAGGACGCGGTCAACGAGCACGTGTACCGGCAGATCAAGGGATGGACCGTCGCCGAGCTGCGGGAGTACATCCTCTCGGACAAGGCCGACGCCCAGGAGATCCAGCGGATCAGCCGGGGCCTGACGTCGGAGATGGTCGCGGCGGTGGCCAAGCTCTGCTCCAACCTGGACCTGATCTACGGCGCCAGCAAGATGCACAACGTCGTGCAGTGCAACACCACCATCGGCCTGCCCGGCACGCTCGCGATGCGGCTGCAGCCCAACGACCCCGTGGACTCCATCGACGGCATCATGCCCCAGATCATGGAAGGGCTCTCCTACGGCATCGGCGACGCGGTGATCGGCATCAACCCGGTCAACGACGATCCCGAGTCGGTCTCCCGGCTGCTGTGGGCGGTTTACGAGTTCATGGAAAAGTGGCGGATCCCGACGCAGCAGTGCGTGCTCGCCCACGTGACGACCCAGATGCGCTGCATCCGGGACGGGGCCCCCGTCGGCCTGGTGTTCCAGTCCATCGCCGGCTCGGAGAAGGCCATGGAGGCCTTCGGCGTCTCGGTGGAGATGCTGGACGAGGCCCTGGAGCTGGTGCGCAAGTACGGTTCCGCCAAGGGGCCCAACCTGATGTACTTCGAGACCGGGCAGGGATCGGAGCTTTCGGCCGACGCGCACCACGGCGCCGACCAGGTCACGCTGGAGGCCCGGTGCTACGGCCTGGCCAAGCGGTACCAGCCGCTCCTGGTCAACACCGTCGTCGGGTTCATCGGCCCGGAGTACCTCTACGACGCCAAGCAGGTCATCCGCGCCGGCCTGGAAGACGTGTTCATGGGCAAGCTCACCGGCATCTCCATGGGCTGCGACGTCTGCTACACCAACCACATGAAGGCGGATCAGCACGACATCGAGAACCTGGCCGTCCTGCTGACCGCCGCGGGCGTCAACTACTTCATCGGCGTGCCGATGGGCGACGACCCGATGCTCAACTACCAGTGCGGCGCGTTCCACGACGGCGCGGCCCCGTGGCGCATCACCAGATCCAGACCATGA
- a CDS encoding DUF1992 domain-containing protein — MTDDRERNTPPPQKFSAGWLDEIITDAMRRGEFDNLPGKGKPIDLDRDEPDPYAKEGSWLVNRILRENKVAPLWIELEKSIREDREWLATHPKDHPERQARIQELNDKIMLFNLNKPRGILDKLRYRE; from the coding sequence GTGACCGACGACAGGGAACGCAACACGCCTCCGCCGCAGAAGTTCTCGGCGGGCTGGCTGGACGAGATCATCACCGACGCCATGCGCCGCGGCGAGTTCGACAACCTCCCCGGCAAGGGCAAGCCCATCGACCTGGACAGGGACGAGCCCGACCCCTACGCCAAGGAGGGGTCGTGGCTGGTCAACCGCATCCTGCGTGAGAACAAGGTGGCGCCGCTCTGGATCGAGCTGGAGAAGTCCATACGCGAGGACAGGGAGTGGCTGGCGACCCACCCCAAGGACCACCCGGAGCGCCAGGCCCGCATCCAGGAGCTGAACGACAAGATCATGCTGTTCAACCTGAACAAGCCCCGGGGCATCCTGGACAAGCTGCGGTACCGGGAGTGA
- a CDS encoding MDR family MFS transporter has translation MRDRRMLTVFALMLASFLTAVDVTIVDTAMPRIVGSLGGFSMLTWLVSAYMLTSTATMPVYGKLADIIGRKRTFTIGAVIFVIGSALCGAAPSMEALILFRALQGLGAGAMQPTVQTILGDIFTPAERAKVQGWFSAVWGFSALAGPLVGGLMVDYLSWRYLFYINLPLGALALYMVWRHFDERVQRRKARVDYLGAVTLTGGMTLLLLVLLTGGSQLPWGSPQILGMAGGAAVLLLLFLWTQGRALDPILPLRLFRIPVIGWGNLSSLMVGGVMYGTSVYLPIWAQGVQGYSATRSGASLLWLSIGWPLAAVLGSRLIVRMGVRPSALLGLGLNVAGSAALVALARTMAEIPEVLLALVTFVIGAGMGFSTLAFILGIQSSVDWAQRGVATASFQFIRTLGGMIWVSAMGGVMNLDLLGRLQRIPGVAARTAAEAGQWANRLLDPAQRAALGPELQAAMQEALADALRNVHLVMLLAAVLSLAAALLLPNLRFAPEKAPQASTAD, from the coding sequence GTGCGTGACCGTCGGATGTTAACTGTGTTCGCCCTGATGCTGGCGAGCTTTCTTACCGCCGTCGACGTCACCATCGTCGACACGGCGATGCCCCGGATCGTCGGATCCCTGGGCGGCTTCTCGATGCTTACCTGGCTCGTTTCGGCCTACATGCTCACCTCCACCGCGACGATGCCGGTCTACGGCAAGCTGGCGGACATCATTGGACGGAAGAGAACGTTCACCATCGGCGCGGTCATCTTCGTGATCGGCTCGGCGCTCTGCGGCGCGGCACCGTCGATGGAGGCCCTGATCCTGTTCCGCGCCCTGCAGGGGTTGGGGGCCGGCGCGATGCAACCCACCGTGCAGACGATCCTGGGCGACATCTTCACCCCGGCGGAGCGGGCGAAGGTGCAGGGGTGGTTCTCCGCCGTCTGGGGCTTCTCCGCCCTGGCGGGACCGCTGGTGGGCGGGCTGATGGTCGACTACCTCTCGTGGCGCTACCTCTTCTACATCAACCTGCCCCTGGGCGCCCTGGCCCTGTATATGGTCTGGCGCCACTTCGACGAGCGGGTCCAGCGGCGGAAGGCCCGGGTCGACTACCTGGGAGCGGTGACGCTCACGGGCGGCATGACCCTGCTCCTGCTCGTGCTGCTCACCGGTGGCAGCCAGCTGCCCTGGGGGTCGCCCCAGATCCTCGGGATGGCCGGCGGCGCCGCCGTGCTGCTCCTGCTCTTCCTCTGGACGCAGGGGCGCGCCCTGGACCCGATCCTGCCCCTGCGGCTGTTCCGGATCCCCGTCATCGGCTGGGGGAACCTCTCGTCGCTCATGGTGGGCGGCGTGATGTACGGCACCTCCGTCTACCTGCCCATCTGGGCGCAGGGGGTGCAGGGCTACTCCGCCACCCGCTCCGGGGCCTCGCTGCTCTGGCTCTCCATCGGCTGGCCGCTGGCGGCCGTGCTGGGCAGCCGGCTGATCGTGCGCATGGGTGTGCGCCCCTCGGCCCTGTTGGGGCTCGGCCTCAACGTCGCCGGCTCTGCCGCGCTGGTGGCCCTGGCGCGGACCATGGCCGAGATCCCCGAGGTGTTGCTGGCCCTGGTGACGTTCGTGATCGGCGCCGGGATGGGCTTCTCCACCCTGGCCTTCATCCTGGGGATCCAGTCCTCGGTCGACTGGGCTCAGCGGGGGGTCGCCACGGCCTCGTTCCAGTTCATCCGCACCCTGGGCGGCATGATCTGGGTCTCGGCGATGGGCGGCGTGATGAACCTGGACCTGCTGGGCCGGCTGCAGCGGATCCCCGGCGTGGCGGCGAGGACGGCCGCCGAGGCGGGCCAGTGGGCCAACCGGCTCCTGGATCCCGCGCAGCGCGCGGCCCTCGGCCCGGAGCTGCAGGCGGCGATGCAGGAGGCGCTGGCGGACGCACTCCGCAACGTCCACCTGGTGATGCTCCTGGCCGCCGTGCTCAGCCTGGCCGCGGCGTTGCTGCTGCCCAATCTGCGGTTTGCACCCGAGAAGGCGCCGCAGGCGAGCACGGCCGATTAG